A stretch of Fusarium poae strain DAOMC 252244 chromosome 2, whole genome shotgun sequence DNA encodes these proteins:
- a CDS encoding hypothetical protein (BUSCO:53582at5125), whose amino-acid sequence MERHAFHHSKICNLRQKYGRSVMLPINAGNFQEGYHELGIEHCCTAIEVDTMGSSESKPISSHVWKASAPNGISQDLVDSLQSSNETDASRSKIIELQIQARVAEELKKLQKKEAEALKIAHEKLSNAEFKDDNSKSQYTVSKEIGAMRQKLEARKQVRDLPEGVEGARNEVIRCLREHDRRPLDCWQEVENFKAEVKKLEKSWVEKVVS is encoded by the exons ATGGAGCGCCACGCATTTCATCACAGCAAGATCTGCAACCTGAGGCAGAAATATGGCCGTTCCGTGATGCTCCCGATCAACGCCGGAAATTTCCAGGAAGGTTATCACGAGCTGGGTATTGAACATTGTTGCACAGCCATTGAGGTCGACACAATGGGTTCCAGCGAGTCGAAACCAATCTCCTCACATGTGTGGAAGGC CTCAGCGCCCAACGGCATTTCACAAGATCTCGTAGATTCACTACAGTCTAGCAACGAG ACTGATGCCTCTCGATCCAAAATAATCGAGCTCCAGATCCAGGCCCGCGTGGCCGAGgagctcaagaagctccaaaAGAAAGAGGCCGAAGCGCTCAAGATCGCACACGAGAAGCTCTCCAACGCCGAGTTCAAGGACGACAATAGCAAAAGTCAGTACACTGTCAGCAAGGAAATCGGGGCAATGCGTCAAAAGCTCGAGGCACGCAAGCAAGTGCGTGATCTTCCCGAGGGCGTCGAAGGTGCACGCAACGAGGTTATCCGATGTCTGCGAGAGCACGACCGAAGGCCGCTCGACTGCTGGCAGGAGGTGGAAAACTTCAAGGCCGAGGTCAAGAAGCTAGAGAAGAGCTGGGTCGAGAAGGTTGTCTCATAG
- a CDS encoding hypothetical protein (BUSCO:52029at5125) produces MQELAYCPPAFVERKKKILDQLAIPDTEYTDASPKGSVDEGIRDLIDEINQQSGFVTTSSCAGRVSVFLEGRRAAEAESEDERVAGVGGKGAGGAWLFVSHDPIPDKGDGATDWSSQFGIEDSAAAQNATPTVKERRLVHFKFEAMILHVLTASPEHAQILLRCGLQAGFRESGALNIVPSGKDTTTPMVAIRTMGLAFESLIGQQVDGHRQRIVSSEYLQTLVDIANERFEENKKRIERFQNAFRDAGSAPAPRRNPEGQEWEDAAARRERKRAEGLRKKAELKAKQETNKNDGNELNDGEGEEQTGLLF; encoded by the exons ATGCAAGAACTCGCCTATTGCCCCCCGGCCTTTGTCgagaggaaaaaaaagattcTTGACCAACTCGCAATCCCTGATACTGAGTATACGGATGCTTCGCCAAAAGGCTCTGTAGACGAGGGAATCCGTGATCTTATTGATGAAATCAATCAACAGTCAGGATTCGTCACCACTAGCAGCTGTGCAGGACGTGTTAGTGTATTCCTTGAGGGACGAAGGGCTGCCGAAGCCGAGAGCGAAGATGAGCGAGTAGCAGGTGTTGGTGGAAAGGGTGCTGGAGGAGCCTGGTTGTTTGTTTCTCACGATCCTATACCTGATAAAGGCGATGGGGCCACCGACTGGAGCAGTCAGTTTGGAATTGAAGATTCTGCAGCTGCTCAAAATGCAACTCCAACGGTCAAAGAGAGAAGACTTGTCCATTTCAAGTTTGAAGCAATG ATTCTCCACGTCCTTACAGCATCCCCTGAGCATGCTCAAATACTTTTACGATGCGGGTTGCAAGCTGGCTTCCGAGAGTCGGGTGCTCTTAACATTGTCCCCAGCGGCAAAGATACTACTACTCCCATGGTCGCTATACGGACAATGGGCCTTGCCTTCGAGTCACTCATCGGACAGCAGGTTGACGGTCATCGCCAACGGATAGTCTCTTCTGAATACCTTCAGACACTCGTGGATATTGCAAACGAACGCTTCGAAGAGAATAAGAAGCGTATCGAGCGTTTCCAGAACGCTTTTCGGGATGCCGGGTCTGCACCGGCCCCCCGTCGAAACCCAGAGGGACAAGAGTGGGAAGATGCAGCGGCGAGACGAGAAAGGAAACGTGCTGAGGGTCTGCGGAAGAAAGCTGAGCTGAAAGCCAAGcaagaaacaaacaaaaatGATGGAAATGAGCTCAATGACGGAGAAGGGGAAGAACAGACGGGCCTGCTCTTTTGA
- a CDS encoding hypothetical protein (BUSCO:37957at5125) → MPAFISETSSQVSLPDMKLECESGYVSGQNSEYSSPSSSTTLPQVTLTKPHIDHLNNMLEDMHPMDILRFCKVMFPNLYQSTAFGLTGLATMDMLSKIQKEHPNTPTVDLIFLDTLYHFKETHDLVDRVKARYPNVPVHIFKPDGVNTTEEFEDMYGKEMWNTASEMYDWIVKVEPLQRAYDELKVAAVLNGRRRSQGAARGSIPIIEIDDERGVVKINPLATWSFKQVDAYIKENNVPYNALLDQGYKSVGDWHSTVPVKEGEDERAGRWKGQDKTECGIHNKQSRYSEFVAMMERKQQEEKLAAALEKVALPTV, encoded by the coding sequence ATGCCTGCCTTCATCTCCGAAACCTCCTCGCAAGTGTCCCTCCCAGACATGAAGCTTGAATGCGAGTCGGGCTATGTCTCTGGACAAAACTCGGAATACTCTTCGCCATCATCGTCCACCACTCTTCCTCAAGTCACTCTCACAAAGCCCCATATCGACCACCTCAACAACATGCTCGAGGATATGCACCCCATGGACATTCTCAGATTCTGCAAGGTCATGTTCCCCAACTTGTACCAATCGACTGCTTTTGGCTTGACCGGCCTCGCCACCATGGATATGCTCTCCAAGATCCAGAAGGAGCACCCCAACACCCCCACTGTCGACCTCATCTTCTTGGATACCTTGTACCACTTCAAGGAGACACACGACCTCGTGGACCGAGTCAAGGCCCGGTACCCCAACGTGCCTGTTCACATTTTCAAGCCTGATGGTGTCAACACCACTGAAGAATTCGAGGACATGTACGGCAAGGAGATGTGGAACACCGCCAGTGAGATGTATGACTGGATTGTCAAGGTTGAACCCCTTCAGCGAGCTTATGATGAGCTCAAGGTTGCTGCCGTCCTCAACGGTCGTCGACGATCTCAAGGTGCTGCCCGTGGTTCCATCCCCATCATTGAGATTGATGATGAGCGTGGTGTTGTCAAGATCAACCCCTTGGCCACTTGGTCTTTCAAGCAGGTTGATGCATACATCAAGGAGAACAACGTCCCCTACAACGCTCTTCTCGACCAAGGCTACAAGTCCGTCGGTGACTGGCACTCCACCGTTCCCGTCAAGGAGGGCGAAGACGAGCGAGCCGGTCGATGGAAGGGCCAAGACAAGACCGAGTGTGGTATTCACAATAAGCAATCTCGCTACTCAGAGTTTGTTGCCATGATGGAACGCAAGCAACAAGAGGAAaagcttgctgctgctcttgAGAAAGTGGCTCTGCCCACAGTCTAG
- a CDS encoding hypothetical protein (BUSCO:28114at5125) — protein sequence MADQPSPSKQNVARPQLSSMRSSSYLSDHQEYRPPRQDSNRQDQLFHGIDTVIEDTSNSPIPQTRPILPFNGIPSEENPPTVVDSGLSHSYSHPNCAPRAGEKSDRLIATLFYKPRGEDQGSRSPVKTTFADSNESLPANLAPTTDPNEYPLEPPTQESEQLDHIYGSYISPLCITSFLHLMSSFPLPQDAEEPHSSHRCLDNQEQPRIVELTLSPTPSPDYLSLDDLRKHEMIYRFEQEWNVDVVLQRDSVWRRHPRLVVFDMDSTLITQEVIDLLADHVKDPPDMAARVAEITHRAMMGELEFEASFRERVTLLKGLSSTLFEDLRPVLDITKGVPQLIKALKRLGIKTAVLSGGFQPLTGWLAGQLGIDYAHANHVVIEDGKFTGEVEGVIVGKECKRDLLVEIATKEGIDLSQVIAVGDGANDLLMLDKAGLGVAWNAKPRVQMEANARLNGESLLDLLFLLGFTAEEIDALAV from the coding sequence ATGGCAGACCAACCAAGCCCTTCCAAACAGAATGTCGCACGGCCACAACTGAGCTCGATGAGGAGCAGCTCATACCTTAGTGATCACCAAGAATACCGTCCTCCTCGACAAGATTCAAACCGCCAGGACCAGCTGTTCCATGGCATTGACACGGTTATAGAGGATACAAGTAACTCACCTATTCCTCAAACGAGACCGATCCTCCCATTTAATGGAATCCCTTCTGAGGAAAACCCCCCGACTGTGGTTGACAGCGGATTGAGTCACTCGTACTCTCACCCCAACTGTGCCCCTCGTGCTGGTGAGAAATCGGACCGTCTCATTGCGACTCTCTTTTACAAGCCAAGAGGTGAAGACCAGGGCTCTCGATCGCCTGTCAAGACCACATTTGCAGACAGTAATGAGTCTCTACCCGCCAACTTGGCCCCTACGACCGACCCGAACGAGTACCCTCTCGAGCCGCCTACCCAGGAGTCTGAGCAGCTGGACCATATTTATGGCTCCTACATCTCGCCTCTGTGCATTACCTCTTTCCTCCACCTCATGTCGTCGTTCCCTCTACCTCAAGATGCCGAGGAGCCTCACTCCTCTCACAGGTGCTTGGATAATCAGGAACAACCGCGCATCGTGGAGCTAACGCTCTCACCCACACCATCTCCTGACTATCTTAGTCTGGACGATCTGAGAAAGCATGAGATGATCTATCGCTTTGAGCAGGAATGGAATGTGGACGTGGTGCTCCAGAGAGACAGTGTCTGGAGACGCCACCCTCGACTGGTGGTCTTTGACATGGACAGCACTCTCATTACTCAGGAAGTAATTGACCTTCTGGCTGATCATGTCAAGGATCCGCCAGACATGGCTGCCCGGGTTGCTGAAATCACACACCGTGCAATGATGGGCGAGCTAGAATTTGAGGCATCTTTCCGCGAGCGAGTCACTCTCCTCAAGGGTCTCTCTTCTACACTTTTCGAGGATCTTCGACCGGTCTTGGACATTACCAAGGGCGTACCACAGCTGATCAAAGCTTTAAAGCGACTAGGTATCAAGACGGCAGTCCTTTCCGGCGGCTTCCAGCCCTTGACAGGATGGCTCGCTGGGCAATTGGGTATTGATTATGCCCATGCAAACCACGTTGTTATCGAGGACGGCAAGTTTACAGGCGAGGTCGAAGGTGTCATTGTTGGCAAGGAGTGCAAGAGAGATCTTCTTGTCGAAATTGCCACCAAAGAGGGAATTGACCTGTCTCAGGTCATTGCCGTCGGCGATGGTGCCAACGACTTGCTCATGCTGGACAAGGCAGGCCTGGGTGTTGCGTGGAACGCAAAGCCCAGAGTGCAGATGGAGGCCAACGCTCGCCTAAACGGAGAGAGCCTATTGGACTTATTGTTCTTACTTGGCTTCACCGCCGAGGAGATTGATGCATTGGCGGTATAG
- a CDS encoding hypothetical protein (TransMembrane:1 (i36-56o)~BUSCO:57970at5125), translating into MASRIVSRRFLSTTARRFQEHQKNELKKESQRNPEILILGGVMVAALGGAGFYFGMETHKGRSPTGATSESPVTIASHPWESGSSGKYQYHPGGDPSQAPKDAPSALNVVVVPNVTLPSELHDKYNKWGKDGYP; encoded by the exons ATGGCCTCTCGCATCGTCTCTCGTCGTTTCCTCTCTACCACTGCTCGCCGTTTCCAGGAGCATCAGAAGAATGAGCTCAAGAAGGAGTCCCAGCGCAACCCCGAGATTCTG ATTCTCGGTGGTGTTATGGTTGCTGCTCTTGGCGGTGCTGGTTTCTACTTTGGTATGGAAACCCACAAAG GCCGATCTCCCACTGGCGCTACCTCCGAGTCTCCCGTCACCATTGCCAGCCATCCCTGGGAGAGCGGCAGCTCTGGCAAGTACCAGTACCACCCCGGTGGTGACCCCAGCCAGGCTCCCAAGGACGCTCCCAGCGCCCTCAACGTTGTCGTTGTTCCCAACGTCACCCTTCCTTCCGAGCTTCACGACAAGTACAACAAGTGGGGCAAGGACGGTTACCCTTAA
- the ERF2 gene encoding Eukaryotic peptide chain release factor GTP-binding subunit (TransMembrane:4 (i366-384o396-417i511-536o556-581i)~BUSCO:14931at5125), whose product MASKPDDDGFLAPHVSRSDAQRPLSIVSSRMTDIASEDGDEPDVQQNRLSIPQSTDMGSRPDTARTGASSRGPWQSQSLRNKTYLAGVQAKRGSVESSTAGSTSQPPSLSSRSHVPSLQSHAFFRPMSSQKLQAQRGGSHRPSTMSQMSAASPSSPTSPTSPTSPRSDELGEASGSQQTRQSIISNPIAQLQRQMSNEENMRPPPSRGTEMTEQETLDRITANTSPSHGHYPAGSLTDSVRPLQGRSSDTSQFQHNIIVDKSYKDLSNLPSPIKTPRSFRSSFLMPGRSNDGQLSQNRSTEGAEKLSSAASSPQFRPVDSRNEQQHPRVPHRPSQKSDLGRVHQYFDGNTVFCLGGRWQNTRGRPINIATGIFVVVPCALFFGFEAPWLWNNVSPAIPIVFAYLAYICFSSFIHASVTDPGILPRNLHQFPPVDDNDDPLQLSPPTTDWALIKSAESTTAAMEVPVKHCRTCNIWRPPRAHHCRLCDNCIETHDHHCVWLNNCVGKRNYRYFFTFVTSATILAAYLIATSLTQILLYKNREGISFGQAVDHFRVPFALVFLGFITFLYPAALMGYHIFLMARGETTREYMNSHKFAKKERFRAFSQASVFKNFIVVLCRPRQPTYYQFKAHYHEGDQRLGTRRDKRPRSSSQGLEMHDVNPGSSGFQGPVSLRNETPH is encoded by the exons ATGGCCTCGAAAcccgatgatgatggctttCTGGCACCACATGTTTCCCGCTCAGACGCACAGAGGCCACTGAGTATCGTCTCCTCCCGAATGACGGATATTGCGAGCGAGGATGGTGATGAACCGGATGTGCAACAAAATAGATTGAGCATTCCGCAAAGTACTGATATGGGCTCGCGACCTGATACTGCACGGACGGGCGCTTCTTCGAGAGGGCCGTGGCAGAGTCAGTCATTGCGAAACAAGACATATCTTGCTGGTGTCCAGGCCAAGAGGGGGAGCGTTGAAAGTTCGACAGCCGGTTCGACCAGTCAGCCACCGAGTTTGTCAAGCAGAAGCCATGTGCCGTCATTACAGTCGCATGCCTTCTTCCGTCCCATGAGCTCGCAGAAACTACAGGCGCAAAGAGGAGGATCTCATCGTCCATCGACAATGAGCCAAATGTCAGCTGCGTCACCTTCATCGCCAACATCTCCGACATCTCCGACATCGCCTAGGTCCGATGAGCTTGGCGAAGCCAGTGGTAGTCAACAAACGCGGCAGAGTATTATATCAAATCCTATCGCGCAGTTGCAACGCCAAATGAGCAACGAGGAAAACATGCGACCGCCGCCATCCCGAGGTACCGAAATGACCGAGCAAGAAACTTTGGACAGAATAACCGCGAACACGAGCCCAAGTCATGGCCATTACCCGGCAGGAAGTTTAACTGATAGTGTTCGCCCCCTTCAAGGCAGGTCTTCAGACACCAGTCAATTTCAGCACAACATCATCGTGGACAAAAGCTATAAAGACCTTTCCAATCTACCCAGTCCTATAAAGACTCCGAGATCATTCCGCTCAAGTTTTCTCATGCCAGGCAGAAGCAACGACGGGCAGCTAAGTCAGAACCGAAGCACTGAAGGAGCTGAGAAACTATCTTCGGCAGCCTCATCGCCCCAGTTCAGACCTGTTGACTCTCGGAATGAGCAGCAGCACCCCCGTGTTCCACACAGGCCCAGCCAAAAGTCCGATCTTGGTCGAGTCCATCAGTATTTTGATGGTAACACAGTATTTTGTTTGGGTGGCCGCTGGCAAAATACACGAGGAAGACCCATCAACATTGCGACTGGTATCTTCGTTGTTGTCCCTTGTGCTCTGTTCTTTGGTTTTGAGGCGCCATGGTTATGGAACAACGTGTCACCTGCGATACCTATCGTATTTGCATACCTCGCCTACATCTGTTTCTCATCTTTCATTCATGCCTCAGTAACAGACCCAGGT ATCCTACCACGAAACCTACATCAATTTCCACCTGTAGATGACAATGACGATCCCCTTCAACTTAGCCCCCCTACAACAGATTGGGCGCTGATAAAATCCGCTGAATCAACCACTGCCGCTATGGAAGTTCCAGTTAAGCACTGTAGGACGTGCAATATCTGGCGGCCACCGCGTGCCCATCACTGTCGTCTATGCGACAACTGCATCGAGACCCACGATCATCACTGCGTGTGGCTCAACAACTGTGTCGGAAAACGCAACTACCGATATTTCTTTACTTTTGTTACATCTGCGACTATTCTTGCAGCTTATTTAATTGCCACGTCTCTTACGCAGATCCTTCTTTACAAAAACCGGGAGGGTATTTCCTTCGGACAAGCCGTCGATCATTTCAGAGTTCCTTTCGCCCTTGTTTTCCTTGGTTTCATCACCTTTCTCTACCCCGCTGCCTTGATGGGTTATCACATCTTCCTCATGGCGCGAGGCGAAACAACAAGAGAGTACATGAACTCGCACAAGTTTGCCAAGAAGGAGCGTTTCCGGGCATTTTCCCAAGCCAGCGTCTTCAAGAACTTTATTGTTGTTCTTTGCCGTCCACGACAACCCACATATTATCAATTCAAGGCTCACTATCACGAGGGCGACCAGCGCTTGGGAACACGAAGGGACAAGCGGCCAAGATCAAGTTCCCAGGGATTGGAAATGCACGATGTCAACCCTGGGTCATCTGGCTTCCAAGGCCCTGTCTCGTTAAGGAATGAAACTCCTCATTAA
- a CDS encoding hypothetical protein (BUSCO:2318at5125), translating to MPHPVTPPSGDAPPPPSQETINDLLNTIFTAKTSASSIDACYGLCEILISSVGVAGLNDYGVITEIKKAAADKKSGLRRESSQNLLGAVFERFLPRQPISEVVLLLQDSNLVGVALDALSDKGAVVRDAAQYGLDAAFGVLSPEALVTGLLPALIEYLSKKTGKWQGTVGAYKILQKMADKAKVSLGGTKEEAVEKDLLRESLGAKLAGLIPIVESGMHDLKTEVEKQAVATMNSLTTLLSNDDVAPRIPLLVDTMQHPSPQTLQKAIHALSQTTFVAIVTSPVLALLTPFLERSLNNPTTAQEVLRQTVVIVENLTKLVHDPIEARTFLPKLIPGVKSVCDRASLPEVREIAERALATMEKAMGDDKDVVARTSGEDVAKVLDEQIKANGGLASQQDFFKQARPYISDMVAIDVNYRFVNRISGRIAPYITSFMKDAEASQKVADAVQKHYVEEDERKYGVPEKEDDGEVEIVNADFSLAYGGMLLLSHTNLRLLKGHRYGLCGRNGAGKSTLMRSIANGKLEGFPPQDVLRTCYVEHNQGEDADISILDFVAKDPEIATQGLERISEVLAEFGFTAGPEGRQSERVGSLSGGWKMKLALARAMLQRADVLLLDEPTNHLDVANIAWLENYLKSHPDITSLIVSHDSGFLDNVTTDIYHYEPNKKLACYKGNLANFVSIKPEAKSYYTLSASTVQFKFPPPGILTGVKSQTRAIIRMSNVSFSYPNAPKPSLSDVSCQLTLSSRVAIIGPNGAGKSTLIKLLTGETIPSSGKVEKHPNLRIGYIKQHALEHVEMHLEKTPNQYLQWRYQHGDDREVHMKQTRALSEADRIQMDKWVDLKDGKSARQVESLVGRQKYKKTFQYEVKWRGLLPKNNTMISRETLIELGFDKLIQEFDDHEASREGLGYRELQPKVISKHFEDLGLDPEIANHNEIGSLSGGQKVKVVIAGAMWNNPHLLVLDEPTNFLDRDSLGGLAVAIRDFKGGVILISHNEEFVGALCSEQWHVNDGRVALKGNAAISLDRFEDSRPSSGVNSTAASSVVSSAVNSGIEDNSDMKFRARKKKKMTKKDLKEREVRRRLRHIEWLNSPKGTPHPPDTDDEDN from the exons ATGCCTCATCCTGTTACGCCGCCCTCCGGCGACGCCCCGCCCCCGCCATCTCAAGAAACTATCAACGACCTTCTTAACACAATCTTCACCGCAAAGACCTCGGCCTCTTCGATCGACGCTTGCTATGGTCTCTGCGAGATTCTTATCTCTTCCGTTGGCGTCGCTGGCTTGAACGACTACGGTGTCATTActgagatcaagaaggctgcGGCTGATAAGAAGTCTGGTCTTCGCCGCGAGTCCAGTCAGAACCTTCTTGGTGCTGTCTTTGAGCGCTTCCTCCCTCGCCAGCCCATCAGCGAGGTCGTTCTCCTTCTCCAGGATAGTAACCTTGTCGGTGTTGCTCTCGACGCTCTTTCCGATAAGGGTGCTGTCGTTCGCGATGCTGCCCAATATGGTCTCGATGCGGCTTTTGGTGTTCTAAGCCCAGAGGCCCTCGTTACTGGTCTCCTTCCTGCTCTGATTGAGTACCTTTCTAAGAAGACTGGAAAGTGGCAGGGAACTGTCGGCGCCTACAAGATTCTCCAGAAGATGGCTGACAAGGCCAAGGTCTCCCTTGGAGGTACCAAGGAGGAGGCTGTTGAGAAGGATCTTCTCCGCGAGTCTTTGGGTGCCAAGCTTGCTGGCCTGATCCCTATCGTTGAGAGTGGCATGCACGACTTGAAGACTGAGGTCGAGAAGCAGGCCGTTGCAACCATGAACTCGCTTACCACTCTTCTCTCCAACGACGATGTCGCCCCTCGTATTCCTCTGCTCGTCGACACCATGCAGCACCCCTCACCCCAGACTCTTCAGAAGGCCATCCACGCCCTGTCCCAGACTACCTTCGTCGCCATTGTCACATCGCCTGTATTGGCTCTCCTGACGCCTTTCCTGGAGCGATCTCTCAACAACCCTACTACTGCTCAAGAGGTTCTGCGACAGACTGTTGTCATTGTCGAGAACTTGACCAAGCTGGTCCACGACCCCATCGAGGCCCGAACCTTCTTGCCCAAACTCATTCCCGGTGTCAAGAGCGTTTGTGACCGAGCCTCTCTTCCCGAGGTCCGTGAGATCGCCGAGCGTGCCCTCGCTACTATGGAGAAGGCCATGGGTGATGATAAGGATGTTGTTGCCCGCACATCAGGCGAGGATGTCGCCAAGGTTCTTGACGAGCAGATCAAGGCCAACGGCGGCCTTGCTAGCCAGCAGGATTTCTTCAAACAGGCTCGTCCCTACATCTCCGATATGGTTGCTATCGATGTCAACTACCGCTTCGTCAACCGTATTTCTGGACGAATTGCTCCTTACATCACAAGCTTTATGAAGGACGCTGAGGCCTCCCAAAAGGTTGCCGATGCTGTTCAGAAGCACTAcgttgaggaggatgagcgCAAATACGGTGTTCCCGAGAAGGAGGATGACGGCGAGGTTGAGATCGTCAACGCCGACTTCTCTCTTGCCTATGGTGGTATGCTTCTGTTGTCGCATACCAACTTGCGACTTCTCAAGGGCCACCGCTACGGTCTTTGCGGCCGAAACGGTGCTGGAAAGTCAACCCTTATGCGAAGTATCGCGAACGGCAAGCTCGAGGGCTTCCCTCCTCAGGATGTTCTCCGCACTTGTTATGTTGAACACAACCAGGGCGAGGATGCTGATATCAGCATTCTCGACTTCGTTGCCAAGGACCCTGAGATTGCCACACAAGGTCTTGAGCGTATCTCTGAGGTTCTGGCCGAGTTCGGCTTCACTGCTGGTCCTGAGGGTCGACAGTCTGAGAGAGTTGGATCTCTGTCTGGAGGTTGGAAGATGAAGCTGGCTTTGGCCCGTGCTATGTTGCAGCGCGCAGatgtccttcttcttgacgaaCCTACTAACCATCTTGACGTTGCCAACATTGCATGGCTTGAGAACTACCTCAAGTCTCACCCTGACATCACCAGTCTCATCGTTTCTCACGACTCCGGCTTCTTAGACAACGTCACCACTGACATCTACCATTACGAGCCTAACAAGAAGCTGGCCTGCTACAAGGGTAACCTGGCCAACTTTGTCAGTATCAAGCCCGAGGCCAAGAGTTATTACACTCTGTCCGCCTCTACTGTTCAGTTCAAGTTCCCCCCTCCCGGTATCTTGACTGGTGTTAAGTCTCAAACTCGTGCTATTATCCGCATGTCCAACGTTTCATTCTCCTACCCCAACGCACCAAAGCCCTCTCTATCAGATGTCTCCTGCCAGCTGACTCTGTCATCTCGTGTTGCCATTATTGGACCCAACGGTGCTGGAAAGTCGACACTCATCAAACTCCTTACTGGCGAGACCATTCCTAGCTCTGGAAAGGTTGAGAAGCACCCCAACCTGCGTATTGGTTACATCAAGCAGCACGCTCTGGAGCACGTTGAGATGCACTTGGAGAAGACCCCCAACCAGTATCTCCAGTGGCGTTACCAGCACGGTGACGACCGAGAGGTTCACATGAAGCAGACCCGTGCCTTGTCAGAGGCCGATCGCATTCAGATGGACAAGTGGGTTGACCTGAAGGATGGAAAGTCAGCCCGTCAAGTCGAGTCCTTGGTTGGTCGTCAGAAGTACAAGAAGACCTTCCAATATGAAGT TAAATGGCGCGGCCTCCTGCCCAAGAACAACACTATGATTTCTCGTGAGACTCTTATCGAGCTCGGCTTCGACAAGCTCATCCAGGAGTTTGACGATCACGAGGCTTCCCGAGAGGGTCTTGGCTACCGTGAGCTTCAGCCCAAGGTTATCTCCAAGCACTTTGAGGATCTTGGTCTTGACCCTGAGATTGCCAACCACAACGAGATCGGCTCTCTTTCTGGTGGACAGAAGGTCAAAGTCGTCATTGCTGGAGCCATGTGGAACAACccccatcttcttgtgctTGACGAGCCTACTAACTTCTTGGATCGGGACTCTCTTGGTGGTCTTGCTGTCGCTATCCGTGACTTCAAGGGTGGTGTCATCCTGATTTCTCACAACGAAGAGTTCGTCGGCGCCCTGTGCTCTGAGCAGTGGCACGTCAACGATGGCCGTGTTGCCCTGAAGGGTAACGCCGCTATCAGCCTCGACCGCTTTGAGGACAGCCGTCCCAGCAGCGGTGTCAACAGCACTGCTGCCAGCTCCGTTGTGAGCAGCGCTGTTAACAGTGGTATCGAGGACAACTCTGATATGAAGTTCCGCgccagaaagaagaagaagatgaccaAGAAGGATCTCAAGGAGCGTGAGGTCCGTCGTCGGCTTCGCCACATCGAGTGGCTCAACAGCCCCAAGGGCACTCCCCACCCTCCTGAcactgatgatgaggacaaCTAA